From one Nonomuraea polychroma genomic stretch:
- a CDS encoding antibiotic biosynthesis monooxygenase family protein produces the protein MLAVIRYTVPESQSQDFVKQGHTILDTFAGQPGYRRGRLARSVDEPNLWALVTEWEGAGFYRRALSAARMVMYPLMILMVNEPSAFEDVYILDAQGE, from the coding sequence GTGCTCGCTGTGATCAGATACACCGTTCCAGAGTCCCAGTCCCAAGACTTCGTCAAACAGGGCCACACCATCCTGGACACGTTCGCCGGCCAACCCGGCTACCGGCGTGGCCGGCTGGCCAGGTCGGTCGACGAGCCCAATCTGTGGGCGCTGGTCACCGAGTGGGAGGGGGCCGGCTTCTACCGCAGGGCGCTGTCCGCCGCGCGGATGGTGATGTATCCGCTGATGATCCTCATGGTCAATGAGCCCAGCGCGTTCGAGGACGTCTACATTCTGGATGCACAAGGCGAGTGA